One Streptomyces sp. NBC_00690 genomic region harbors:
- a CDS encoding polymorphic toxin-type HINT domain-containing protein, whose translation MTNGRSRTPFRRIRGRIALACATVMVGTLLQAVTQPQPAAAADKGTGRPSLPASEKPIPGTRGKPAAKRTTAGKPPVPLPAPDRTWPKAATARIALATTTAGSVKATGLPLELDTRVKKGEKSATGTVQAEVVSRKAAQGAGVDGVMFTLRAENTASEGTVRARVDYSTFADAYGGGYADRLTLVQLPPCALTTPSLIACRTPKPVAAVNDTEQRTLTAPSLELAAKAPTVFAAVSTTDGSRGDYKATSLSASATWNTNLNTGDFSWSYNMPVPEVPGSLLPNVGLSYSSGSVDGRTANTNNQSSWAGDGFSMWPGFIERRYKPCADDGIEHANGKPGDLCWGYDNAFISFNGKAGELVPTGANTWKLRDDDGTKIDRLTSANRANGDNDGEYWRLTAPNGTRYYFGYHRLPGWAEGKEATDSTWTVPVFGDDTDEPCKAVTFAASHCQQAWRWNLDYVVDVHSNAMAYYYHKESNSYGRNLEAADNSRYTRGGALDRIEYGLKSSSMYGTKALARVDFTNSERCVATSSMDCSSIDTQSAYWYDTPWDLNCDIGETCDEGRLSPSFFTRKRLSQVTTQVLEGTAYQNVDSWKLAHHWGMADTDYQLLLSSIQHTGHTATPAITQPKTTFGYTQLANRLDRVGDGFAPFIKARLSTVINEAGGQLDANYTAAACDADALPTPSTNTTRCFPQFIGGSDTADPVQQWFNKYTVASVTESDRTGGGAPDKVTRYDYLGGAAWHYDDDDGLTKDKHRTWSQWRGYGHVRVQTGGQGGASAMKSQQDSYFLRGMDGDRLNATGGTKNVTITLGTGEGDPLTDHESAAGFAYKTVSYSGPGGTVLSKTVNRPWKHQTASKVRDWGTITANFTGTSNSKTFISLDNGAGTDWRTVSKATTHDTATGLVTEVHDLGNHSTAADNRCIRTSYATNTTLNILTLPARVETVAKPCDTTPVRPADVLSDVRTAYDNQAYGDAPTKGLPTATSMLKEYDGTTAVYLEASGTYDSYGRQVTSTDLTATTRVTAAGVISRTLRTDGRTTTTERTPAVGIPTTLAVTTPPATAGDASTSQTTTTEHDPVRGLPLTQTDTNGKVTSFAYDALGRSTKIWFADRTTSQIPHREFIYTPAGDGQPNVVATKTLGNHGVQRTSYVLYDGMQRPRQTQEPGPGGGTLISDTFYDERGLVAKTFSTYYTTSAPGTQLFTPNNALSVESQTRYTYDGLGRQTEVREIAGNGDGGTVLAVSQTIHGGDRTTVIPPTGGTATTTLVDVRGKTTQLRQHHEPTAGSTYDKTSYTYHPSGQLTKVTDPANVSWNYTYDLMGRQTVNEDPDKGTTTNTYDDRGQLRTTHNDATNITLAHLYDNLGRKTQLRKDSATGPLRAEWTYDTITGAKGHLADSTRYENGNAYTSKVVAYNRLYQPLRTSITIPTAEGDLAGTYVSTMSYNVSGLPQGVGYPAAGSLPGAVVSFTYDDHTLRTTGIHGSQGVEGLTSYSLTGKPLQNELFRNGKKTWVTNGYEWGTQRLSTTRVDREDVPGVDQSNTYRYDDSANILSVTDVSRSGTDNQCFTYDFARRITQAWTQNTTTCAATPSSTVIGGPAPYWHSYTYRPDGNRATETLHDPTGDTTKDRTRTYEYPAAGQPQPHTLTSVTSAGPPGTPEDSFTYVGGNTVSRTVNGTTQNLEWDPEGHLAKVTEPVPGSAAKVTRYLYDAEGNRLIGRTPTETTLYLGSTEITLPKTSAGAPTPTPSATRYIHLGGGHQGVQEDDGTVSFTLADHHGTAQLATNATTQQLTQRRSLPFGGTRGTQPTTWPGTKGFVGGTDDTKNTGLTHLGAREYDPSVGRFISVDPILQADLPQTLNGYTYGAQNPLAFSDPSGLKIACGAGHDTPCPGNDPNGDGVVNPGYPNTNVPTKKPSTKTPIKETPPPAIQIGEFVIPTPEAITKLFTYRKNLSYESNVQLWARNYCSNVAKMGKSEFCNIASTTGYFGQSTIEFEMDILEIIGARDYVDCLTGKGSASCGAAAADVALIIISRGRSKAAEIGFKATKIRIKNKGTKSITCLIGLGNSFKKGTPVLMADGSTKPIEKIKAGDKVLATEPETGQSLPKTVEASLVHNDDDLIDIRVRTSDDKTATISTTAHHLFWDQATNSWKPAGALTNQSQLANPMTLPASVESTQRRPSSMDMYDLTVADFHTYYVLAGETPVLVHNSTPCPTAINLGSRPAGVGDDWVGRGADNGKGIVWQKPGSTGNGDMVRVMDPTGRYPNGYVRFHNRSGQPIGLDGKPGSKADTHISMNPDGTYPLPEGW comes from the coding sequence ATGACCAACGGCAGATCCCGCACGCCTTTCCGTCGGATACGCGGGCGTATCGCCCTGGCCTGCGCGACCGTCATGGTCGGCACCCTCCTCCAGGCCGTGACCCAACCCCAACCCGCGGCCGCCGCGGACAAGGGCACTGGCCGCCCTAGCCTCCCCGCCTCGGAGAAACCCATCCCCGGCACTCGGGGCAAACCTGCGGCGAAACGCACCACCGCAGGCAAACCGCCCGTACCGCTGCCAGCACCGGACCGGACCTGGCCCAAGGCGGCGACGGCACGGATAGCCCTGGCCACGACCACGGCCGGTTCGGTGAAGGCCACAGGTCTGCCCCTGGAACTCGACACCCGTGTGAAGAAGGGCGAGAAGTCCGCCACGGGGACGGTTCAGGCCGAGGTCGTCAGCCGTAAGGCCGCTCAGGGTGCTGGCGTCGACGGCGTCATGTTCACCCTCCGCGCCGAGAACACGGCATCCGAGGGCACGGTCCGCGCCCGCGTTGACTACTCCACCTTCGCCGACGCCTACGGCGGCGGCTACGCCGACCGGCTCACTCTCGTCCAACTCCCCCCGTGCGCGCTGACCACCCCGAGCCTGATCGCTTGCCGCACCCCCAAGCCTGTCGCGGCGGTGAATGACACCGAGCAGCGGACCCTCACCGCCCCCAGCCTCGAACTGGCGGCCAAGGCACCGACCGTATTCGCCGCCGTCTCCACCACTGATGGCTCCCGCGGCGACTACAAGGCCACTTCCCTGTCCGCCTCGGCGACCTGGAACACCAACCTCAACACAGGTGACTTCTCCTGGTCCTACAACATGCCGGTACCCGAGGTTCCGGGCAGTCTCCTGCCGAACGTCGGGCTGTCCTACTCGTCCGGGTCGGTCGACGGCCGCACGGCGAACACCAACAACCAGTCCAGTTGGGCGGGCGACGGGTTCAGTATGTGGCCGGGTTTCATCGAGCGCCGCTACAAGCCGTGCGCCGACGATGGAATCGAACACGCCAACGGCAAACCTGGTGACCTGTGCTGGGGCTACGACAACGCGTTCATCTCCTTCAACGGCAAAGCCGGTGAGCTTGTCCCCACGGGCGCCAACACCTGGAAGCTGCGTGATGACGACGGAACCAAGATCGACCGTCTCACCTCCGCCAACCGCGCGAACGGCGACAACGACGGCGAGTACTGGCGCCTGACCGCGCCGAACGGGACCCGCTACTACTTCGGCTACCACCGCCTGCCCGGCTGGGCCGAAGGCAAGGAAGCCACGGACTCCACCTGGACCGTCCCCGTCTTCGGTGACGACACCGACGAACCCTGCAAAGCCGTTACCTTCGCCGCCTCCCACTGCCAGCAGGCCTGGCGATGGAACCTCGACTACGTCGTCGACGTGCACAGCAACGCCATGGCGTACTACTACCACAAGGAAAGCAACTCCTACGGCCGCAACCTGGAAGCCGCCGACAACTCCCGCTACACCCGCGGCGGAGCCCTCGACCGCATCGAATACGGCCTCAAGTCCAGCTCCATGTACGGCACCAAGGCACTTGCGCGGGTCGACTTCACCAACAGCGAGCGCTGCGTGGCCACCTCATCGATGGACTGCTCCTCCATCGACACCCAGTCGGCCTACTGGTACGACACCCCCTGGGACCTGAACTGCGACATCGGAGAAACCTGCGACGAAGGCCGCCTCTCACCCTCCTTCTTCACCCGCAAACGCCTCTCCCAAGTCACCACCCAGGTTCTCGAAGGCACCGCCTACCAGAACGTCGACTCCTGGAAACTCGCCCACCACTGGGGCATGGCCGACACCGACTACCAACTGCTGCTCTCCTCTATCCAGCACACCGGCCACACCGCCACCCCTGCCATCACCCAGCCGAAGACCACCTTCGGCTACACCCAGCTCGCCAACCGACTCGACCGCGTCGGTGACGGATTCGCCCCCTTCATCAAGGCCCGACTCTCCACAGTCATCAACGAGGCCGGCGGACAACTCGACGCCAACTACACAGCCGCCGCCTGCGACGCGGACGCCCTCCCAACGCCGTCGACCAACACCACCCGCTGCTTCCCTCAATTCATCGGCGGCAGTGATACCGCTGATCCGGTCCAGCAGTGGTTCAACAAGTACACCGTGGCCTCCGTCACCGAAAGCGACCGCACCGGCGGCGGAGCACCCGACAAGGTCACCCGCTACGACTACCTCGGCGGCGCCGCCTGGCACTACGACGATGACGACGGCCTCACCAAGGACAAGCACCGCACCTGGAGCCAATGGCGCGGCTACGGCCACGTCCGGGTTCAGACCGGCGGCCAGGGCGGCGCGTCGGCCATGAAGTCACAACAGGACTCCTACTTCCTGCGCGGCATGGACGGCGACCGCCTCAACGCCACCGGCGGAACGAAGAACGTCACGATCACTTTGGGGACAGGGGAAGGTGATCCGCTCACCGACCACGAATCAGCGGCCGGCTTCGCCTACAAAACTGTCAGCTACTCCGGCCCCGGAGGTACCGTCCTCAGCAAGACGGTCAACCGACCTTGGAAGCATCAGACAGCGTCCAAAGTCCGCGACTGGGGCACCATCACCGCCAACTTCACCGGCACCAGTAACAGCAAAACCTTCATCTCCCTCGACAACGGAGCCGGCACCGACTGGCGCACCGTCTCCAAAGCGACAACCCACGACACGGCTACCGGACTCGTCACCGAGGTCCACGACCTCGGCAACCACAGCACCGCCGCAGACAACCGATGCATCCGCACCAGCTACGCCACCAACACCACGCTCAACATCCTCACTCTGCCTGCACGGGTGGAAACCGTTGCCAAGCCGTGCGACACGACCCCGGTCCGGCCCGCAGATGTCCTCTCCGACGTCCGCACCGCCTACGACAACCAGGCATACGGAGACGCCCCCACCAAGGGATTGCCCACCGCGACCTCAATGTTGAAGGAGTATGACGGCACTACGGCGGTCTACCTGGAAGCCAGTGGTACCTATGACTCCTACGGCCGTCAGGTCACCAGTACCGACCTGACGGCAACCACACGGGTAACAGCAGCCGGGGTCATCTCCCGTACGCTTCGGACCGATGGCCGCACCACCACCACTGAACGCACCCCTGCCGTCGGTATCCCCACCACCCTCGCGGTCACCACTCCGCCTGCCACAGCAGGCGACGCCTCCACATCACAGACCACCACCACGGAGCACGATCCGGTTCGAGGACTGCCGCTCACCCAGACCGACACCAACGGCAAGGTCACCAGCTTCGCCTACGACGCGCTCGGCCGCTCCACCAAGATCTGGTTCGCCGACCGCACGACCAGCCAGATCCCCCATCGAGAGTTCATCTACACTCCCGCCGGTGACGGACAGCCCAACGTCGTCGCCACCAAAACTCTGGGCAACCACGGAGTCCAACGCACCTCCTACGTCCTCTACGACGGCATGCAGCGCCCACGGCAGACCCAGGAACCCGGGCCAGGTGGCGGCACCCTCATCAGCGACACCTTCTATGACGAACGCGGTCTCGTCGCCAAGACGTTCTCCACCTACTACACCACCAGTGCACCCGGCACCCAGCTCTTCACCCCGAACAACGCGCTCAGCGTCGAGTCCCAGACCCGCTACACGTACGACGGCCTCGGTCGGCAGACCGAAGTCCGCGAGATAGCGGGCAACGGCGACGGCGGAACCGTCCTAGCCGTCTCCCAGACCATTCACGGCGGCGACCGCACGACCGTCATCCCGCCCACCGGTGGAACGGCCACGACCACCCTGGTCGATGTGAGGGGAAAGACGACTCAACTCCGTCAACATCACGAGCCGACCGCAGGTTCCACCTACGACAAGACCTCCTACACGTACCACCCCAGCGGCCAGCTCACGAAGGTCACCGACCCCGCGAACGTCAGCTGGAACTACACCTATGACCTGATGGGTCGCCAAACCGTCAACGAAGACCCCGACAAGGGCACCACGACCAACACCTACGACGACCGCGGCCAACTCCGCACCACCCACAACGACGCCACCAACATCACCCTCGCCCACCTCTACGACAACCTGGGCCGCAAGACCCAACTCCGCAAGGACTCCGCCACCGGCCCGCTCCGCGCCGAGTGGACCTACGACACCATCACGGGCGCCAAAGGACACCTGGCCGATTCCACGCGCTACGAGAACGGCAACGCCTACACCAGCAAGGTCGTCGCCTACAACCGGCTCTACCAGCCCCTGCGCACCTCGATCACCATTCCCACAGCCGAAGGCGACCTGGCCGGCACCTACGTGTCGACCATGTCCTACAACGTCTCCGGTCTCCCCCAAGGCGTCGGCTATCCGGCAGCCGGCTCTCTACCCGGGGCGGTCGTCTCCTTCACCTACGACGACCACACCCTCCGCACCACCGGAATCCACGGCAGCCAGGGCGTCGAGGGACTCACCAGCTACAGCCTCACCGGCAAACCGCTCCAGAACGAACTCTTCCGCAACGGCAAGAAGACCTGGGTCACCAACGGATACGAATGGGGCACCCAGCGCCTGTCCACCACCCGCGTGGACCGCGAAGACGTCCCCGGCGTCGACCAATCCAACACCTACCGCTACGACGACTCCGCCAACATCCTCTCCGTCACCGACGTCTCCCGCTCCGGCACCGACAACCAGTGCTTCACCTACGACTTCGCCCGCCGCATCACCCAAGCCTGGACCCAGAACACCACCACCTGCGCCGCCACCCCCAGCAGCACCGTCATCGGTGGCCCCGCCCCCTACTGGCACTCCTACACCTACCGTCCGGACGGAAACCGCGCCACCGAAACCCTCCACGACCCCACCGGCGACACCACCAAAGACCGCACCCGCACCTACGAATACCCCGCGGCCGGACAACCCCAGCCACACACCCTCACCTCCGTCACCAGCGCAGGGCCCCCGGGAACCCCGGAGGACTCATTCACCTACGTCGGCGGGAACACCGTCAGCCGAACCGTCAACGGCACCACCCAAAACCTTGAATGGGACCCCGAAGGCCACCTCGCCAAGGTGACCGAACCCGTCCCCGGCAGCGCGGCGAAGGTCACCCGATACCTCTACGACGCCGAAGGCAACCGCCTCATCGGCCGCACCCCCACCGAAACCACCCTCTACCTCGGCTCCACCGAGATCACTCTCCCCAAGACCAGTGCTGGAGCCCCGACACCGACGCCTTCCGCAACCCGCTACATCCACCTCGGCGGCGGCCACCAAGGCGTCCAGGAAGACGACGGCACCGTCTCCTTCACCCTCGCCGACCACCACGGCACCGCCCAACTCGCCACCAACGCCACAACCCAGCAACTCACCCAACGCCGCAGCCTCCCCTTCGGCGGAACCCGCGGCACCCAACCCACCACCTGGCCCGGCACCAAAGGCTTCGTCGGCGGCACCGACGACACCAAGAACACCGGCCTCACCCACCTCGGCGCCCGCGAATACGACCCAAGCGTCGGACGCTTCATCAGCGTCGACCCCATCCTCCAAGCCGACCTGCCGCAAACCCTCAACGGCTACACCTACGGAGCCCAAAACCCACTCGCCTTCAGCGATCCCAGTGGCCTCAAAATCGCCTGCGGAGCCGGTCACGACACCCCCTGCCCCGGCAACGACCCGAACGGCGACGGCGTCGTCAACCCCGGCTACCCCAACACCAACGTCCCCACGAAAAAGCCCAGCACAAAAACCCCCATCAAAGAAACACCGCCCCCTGCTATTCAAATCGGCGAATTCGTCATACCCACACCTGAGGCCATCACCAAGCTATTCACCTACAGGAAGAACCTCAGCTACGAAAGCAACGTCCAACTCTGGGCTCGAAACTATTGCAGCAATGTCGCCAAAATGGGCAAGTCTGAATTCTGCAACATAGCCAGTACTACGGGCTACTTCGGTCAAAGCACTATCGAGTTCGAAATGGACATCCTCGAAATCATCGGCGCACGAGACTACGTCGACTGCCTCACGGGAAAGGGTTCGGCAAGTTGTGGAGCCGCCGCTGCCGATGTAGCCCTCATCATTATCAGCAGAGGCCGAAGCAAGGCCGCCGAGATAGGATTCAAGGCAACAAAGATAAGAATAAAGAATAAAGGAACCAAATCCATCACCTGCCTTATTGGGCTAGGCAACAGCTTCAAAAAGGGCACGCCAGTCCTCATGGCCGATGGGTCAACGAAACCCATCGAGAAAATCAAAGCCGGCGACAAGGTCCTCGCCACAGAACCCGAAACCGGCCAGTCACTACCCAAGACAGTCGAAGCATCCCTCGTCCACAACGACGACGACCTCATCGACATCCGAGTACGCACAAGCGACGACAAGACCGCCACCATCAGCACCACCGCCCACCACCTCTTCTGGGACCAAGCAACCAACTCCTGGAAACCAGCAGGCGCCCTCACCAACCAAAGCCAACTCGCCAACCCCATGACGCTCCCCGCATCCGTTGAATCAACGCAACGACGCCCGAGCAGCATGGACATGTACGACCTCACCGTCGCCGACTTCCACACGTACTATGTGCTAGCGGGCGAGACTCCGGTACTCGTTCACAATTCGACCCCATGCCCTACCGCTATCAATCTTGGTTCGCGTCCCGCTGGCGTCGGTGACGATTGGGTGGGGCGGGGTGCTGATAACGGAAAGGGAATTGTGTGGCAGAAGCCTGGCTCGACCGGAAATGGTGACATGGTTCGCGTGATGGATCCGACCGGCAGGTATCCGAATGGCTATGTACGCTTCCACAACAGGAGTGGCCAGCCGATCGGACTCGACGGGAAACCCGGCTCGAAGGCGGATACGCATATCTCGATGAATCCTGATGGCACTTATCCACTTCCGGAGGGGTGGTAG
- a CDS encoding transposase family protein gives MADPWQAVVEGRRHRARGGARRREAGAGVRHRLVFVDRLVATLIHLRHDLPHAALGLLFGVDRSTITRAIGEMRGLLAERGCAVPDRPGLRLRTLADVFAYAQAEGIELRLDATEVQVRRPPAGRGGRRAFVSGKKKQNTMKATVVADHEGRTLWTDALRPGRMHDATAARNEGIGTCFQRFSDVEVLLDDGYLGLRRDHPGQAVTPPRKGNKISPPEVLEARLRARHRHSSKRITVEHALADHKRWKQLVRWTHRRENLPATYRAIAGLVSDRNTTD, from the coding sequence TTGGCCGACCCTTGGCAGGCGGTGGTCGAGGGGCGTCGTCACAGAGCCCGCGGCGGGGCCAGGCGACGTGAAGCAGGAGCCGGTGTCCGGCATCGGCTGGTGTTCGTCGACCGGCTCGTGGCCACGCTGATTCATCTGCGGCACGATTTGCCGCATGCGGCGTTGGGGCTGCTGTTCGGCGTCGATCGCTCCACCATCACCCGTGCGATCGGCGAGATGCGAGGGCTGCTGGCCGAGCGGGGATGTGCGGTCCCGGACCGGCCCGGCCTGCGGCTGCGGACCTTGGCGGATGTGTTCGCATACGCCCAGGCCGAAGGCATCGAGCTGCGGCTGGACGCCACCGAAGTCCAGGTCCGTCGGCCCCCGGCCGGCCGCGGCGGACGCCGTGCCTTCGTCTCGGGGAAGAAGAAGCAGAACACGATGAAGGCCACCGTCGTCGCCGACCATGAGGGCCGCACGCTCTGGACCGACGCCCTGCGACCAGGGCGGATGCATGACGCGACCGCTGCACGCAACGAGGGCATCGGTACCTGTTTCCAGCGCTTCTCCGACGTTGAAGTCCTTCTGGACGACGGCTACCTCGGACTCCGCCGCGACCATCCCGGCCAAGCGGTGACGCCGCCGAGGAAGGGAAACAAGATCAGCCCTCCCGAGGTCCTCGAAGCCCGCCTACGAGCCCGGCACCGGCACTCCTCGAAGCGCATCACCGTCGAACACGCCCTCGCCGATCACAAACGCTGGAAGCAATTGGTCCGCTGGACCCACCGCCGGGAGAATCTGCCCGCCACCTACCGGGCCATCGCCGGCCTCGTCTCCGACCGCAACACCACCGACTGA
- a CDS encoding ISL3 family transposase, with the protein MLSVDVSDTAVAVRARTRSSEPAECTGCGQLSTWCHSRYVRHLADVALGGRPLRIDLSVRRLYCENPACPKVTFAEQVAGLTMRYQRRTPLLQRQVEDVGVVLAGRGGSRMLRILNVTLSRCTVLSQLMRVPLPPLVTPRVLGVDDFALYGNTYGTLLVDATTRLPLTLWEGRDAEQLSHWLREHPGVEIACRDGSLTYRQGITAGAPDALQISDRFHLWQGLSRRVQDIASAHHGCLPAALPPVSETAPAPVEDAVENTAADTRAGRHARRLFDAVHALTGAGRSHSSVARELGLNRRTVSKYARARTWQEVVRRPPRKPSALDPYLDYLQQRWDEGQHSAKILHEELQTKGYLGHYQRVKMAVAPLRRGLPLDEPRERPPSPREAARWITTHPSRRSPHINDRLPRLLDQCPELRTTHDLVRRFAAMLDNRDATPLPGWLDDLATSGLAPLAGLAGALREDRHAVAQGITTPYNSGVNEGRITDVKLQKRIMAGRAGVPLLRHRVVLIAHIRRRYTDRPTVSPR; encoded by the coding sequence GTGCTCTCGGTCGATGTCTCCGATACTGCCGTGGCGGTCCGTGCCCGTACGAGATCCAGTGAACCGGCGGAATGTACGGGATGTGGCCAGCTGAGCACGTGGTGCCACAGCCGCTACGTGCGACACCTCGCCGACGTCGCTCTCGGAGGCCGGCCTCTGCGCATCGACCTGTCCGTACGCCGCCTGTACTGCGAGAACCCGGCATGTCCGAAGGTGACCTTCGCCGAGCAAGTGGCAGGGCTGACCATGCGCTACCAGCGGCGCACACCGCTGTTGCAGCGCCAGGTGGAAGACGTCGGCGTGGTGCTGGCCGGGCGAGGCGGCTCCCGGATGCTGCGGATCCTGAACGTCACACTCTCGCGGTGCACCGTCCTGTCCCAACTGATGCGGGTGCCGCTTCCGCCGCTGGTCACGCCCCGGGTGCTGGGGGTGGATGACTTCGCCCTCTACGGAAACACCTACGGCACCCTCCTGGTCGACGCCACCACCCGGCTCCCGCTCACACTTTGGGAAGGGCGCGACGCGGAACAGCTCAGCCACTGGCTCCGGGAACACCCAGGTGTCGAGATTGCCTGCCGCGACGGCTCCCTCACCTACCGACAGGGCATCACCGCCGGTGCCCCCGACGCTTTGCAGATCAGCGACCGCTTCCATCTCTGGCAGGGCCTCTCCCGCCGAGTCCAGGACATCGCCTCCGCCCACCACGGCTGCCTGCCCGCAGCACTTCCCCCAGTCAGCGAGACCGCTCCCGCACCGGTCGAGGACGCCGTCGAGAACACCGCGGCGGACACCCGCGCCGGGCGCCACGCCCGAAGGCTGTTCGACGCCGTGCACGCCCTGACCGGCGCCGGCCGGAGCCACAGTTCCGTAGCACGGGAGCTCGGCCTGAACCGCCGCACCGTCAGCAAGTACGCCCGGGCCCGCACCTGGCAGGAGGTGGTGCGCCGCCCGCCCCGCAAGCCCTCCGCTCTGGACCCCTACCTCGACTACCTGCAACAACGCTGGGACGAGGGACAGCACAGCGCGAAGATCCTGCACGAAGAACTCCAGACCAAGGGCTACCTCGGCCACTACCAGCGCGTGAAAATGGCCGTCGCACCCCTACGCCGTGGTCTGCCCCTAGACGAACCGCGCGAGCGACCGCCCTCACCGCGCGAGGCAGCCCGCTGGATCACCACCCATCCGAGCCGCCGCAGCCCGCACATCAACGACCGCCTGCCCCGGCTCCTCGACCAGTGCCCTGAACTCAGAACCACCCACGACCTGGTCCGCCGGTTCGCCGCCATGCTCGACAACCGCGACGCGACACCCCTGCCAGGCTGGCTGGACGACCTCGCAACCAGCGGCCTGGCCCCTCTCGCCGGCCTCGCCGGAGCTCTGCGCGAAGACCGTCATGCCGTCGCCCAGGGAATCACCACCCCTTACAACTCCGGTGTCAACGAAGGCCGCATCACCGACGTCAAGCTGCAAAAACGCATCATGGCCGGACGCGCCGGCGTCCCACTCCTCCGTCACCGCGTCGTCCTGATCGCCCACATCCGCCGCCGCTATACGGATCGGCCGACCGTCTCACCGAGATGA
- a CDS encoding transposase family protein has protein sequence MVSRTVLAHQVFTGVSRGHLAYLVEELADPWQAVVEGRRHRARGGARRREAGAGVRHRLVFVDRLVATLIHLRHDLPHAALGLLFGVDRSTITRAIGEMRGLLAERGCAVPDRPGLRLRTLADVFAYAQAEGIELRLDATEVQVRRPPAGRGGRRAFVSGKKKQNTMKATVVADHEGRTLWTDALRPGRMHDATAARNEGIGTCFQRFSDVEVLLDDGYLGLRRDHPGQAVTPPRKGNKISPPEVLEARLRARHRHSSKRITVEHALADHKRWKQLVRWTHRRENLPATYRAIAGLVSDRNTTD, from the coding sequence ATGGTCAGTCGGACGGTTCTCGCGCATCAGGTGTTCACAGGGGTCTCTCGGGGGCATCTCGCTTACCTGGTTGAGGAGTTGGCCGACCCTTGGCAGGCGGTGGTCGAGGGGCGTCGTCACAGAGCCCGCGGCGGGGCCAGGCGACGTGAAGCAGGAGCCGGTGTCCGGCATCGGCTGGTGTTCGTCGACCGGCTCGTGGCCACGCTGATTCATCTGCGGCACGATTTGCCGCATGCGGCGTTGGGGCTGCTGTTCGGCGTCGATCGCTCCACCATCACCCGTGCGATCGGCGAGATGCGAGGGCTGCTGGCCGAGCGGGGATGTGCGGTCCCGGACCGGCCCGGCCTGCGGCTGCGGACCTTGGCGGATGTGTTCGCATACGCCCAGGCCGAAGGCATCGAGCTGCGGCTGGACGCCACCGAAGTCCAGGTCCGTCGGCCCCCGGCCGGCCGCGGCGGACGCCGTGCCTTCGTCTCGGGGAAGAAGAAGCAGAACACGATGAAGGCCACCGTCGTCGCCGACCATGAGGGCCGCACGCTCTGGACCGACGCCCTGCGACCAGGGCGGATGCATGACGCGACCGCTGCACGCAACGAGGGCATCGGTACCTGTTTCCAGCGCTTCTCCGACGTTGAAGTCCTTCTGGACGACGGCTACCTCGGACTCCGCCGCGACCATCCCGGCCAAGCGGTGACGCCGCCGAGGAAGGGAAACAAGATCAGCCCTCCCGAGGTCCTCGAAGCCCGCCTACGAGCCCGGCACCGGCACTCCTCGAAGCGCATCACCGTCGAACACGCCCTCGCCGATCACAAACGCTGGAAGCAATTGGTCCGCTGGACCCACCGCCGGGAGAATCTGCCCGCCACCTACCGGGCCATCGCCGGCCTCGTCTCCGACCGCAACACCACCGACTGA
- a CDS encoding DUF6188 family protein, with translation MNLNLRGQAVTRVCFDAALTVLTSGDCELRVETEAALQVSSGDHVSFDPESPDVASPHLVRLVRDVIAEAKVGRAGDLVIEFESGTKLTVLPDEEYEAWGTVGPGKRVTCMPGGEIAVWSGE, from the coding sequence ATGAACCTGAACCTTCGGGGTCAAGCAGTTACCCGCGTCTGCTTCGACGCGGCACTCACGGTCCTGACCAGTGGGGATTGCGAACTGCGCGTCGAGACCGAGGCGGCTCTTCAAGTATCGTCCGGGGATCATGTGTCTTTCGATCCAGAATCCCCGGACGTTGCGTCTCCCCATCTCGTCAGACTAGTCCGTGACGTGATTGCTGAGGCTAAGGTGGGAAGAGCCGGTGATCTCGTGATCGAATTCGAAAGCGGCACGAAACTGACTGTCCTGCCGGATGAGGAGTATGAGGCTTGGGGGACCGTCGGGCCTGGGAAGCGAGTGACCTGTATGCCCGGAGGGGAGATTGCAGTGTGGAGTGGTGAGTGA